The proteins below are encoded in one region of Paenacidovorax monticola:
- a CDS encoding CARDB domain-containing protein produces MAVFAALWCQSTARADLIVAPHPNFDGAGTGTLFLLGTPGASGMVSSRSGAFSQGFTLDATGMAMVAMTSSQFLGAPGVVSDRALRVTGTRVAGYFLNHRAGSADMSYLFEDSVLGTEYRVLAYPGLNSAFPPQMSVTAVRDGTVVTIRPSAMLSTSQPMGVPFNVTLDAGQSVLYTATGLDDLTGSTITATQPVAVFAGARCAQVPVGTAFCDHLYSQLPPVDKLSTHHVVPATDHTGGAGNLVRVLAVRDGTAVAVNGGPSVTLAAGQFHEVVNAQSLDITSSQPVLVGQYLQGTQKTGEGDPSFSIVPGVDQALSHYAFAVPMGTDAFTSNVLNIAIPTASVSSLRLNGNPVGATFTPLGSTAYSVGNVAVSPGAGRIWADAPFVATLSGFKHVTSYHTLLGASYARGVSPTPDLAVTLSASASSVVVGSTVNLTVTVANMGLGNSVDGEVALALPASVALDRASLPLACAASTAAQLRCTLNPLMPSASQVFGLTVRAVAAGSAVLQAGVSGVSGEPASQRANNLSAPVALQVRTSPGGGTGGGGGSGGSGGHGGSGGSGGPRPHAVPVDADWALLALALGVGLLARRHFLGRALRG; encoded by the coding sequence ATGGCCGTGTTCGCCGCGCTGTGGTGCCAGTCCACCGCGCGGGCCGATCTCATCGTCGCGCCCCACCCCAATTTTGACGGCGCTGGGACCGGCACGCTGTTCCTGCTTGGCACGCCGGGCGCATCGGGCATGGTGTCGTCGCGCTCCGGCGCGTTCTCGCAGGGGTTCACGCTCGATGCGACCGGCATGGCCATGGTCGCGATGACGTCCAGCCAGTTCCTGGGGGCTCCTGGGGTGGTGAGCGACCGTGCCTTGCGGGTCACGGGCACCCGCGTGGCGGGCTATTTCCTGAACCACAGGGCCGGCAGCGCCGACATGTCCTATCTCTTCGAGGACAGCGTGCTGGGCACCGAATACCGCGTGCTCGCGTATCCGGGACTCAACAGCGCGTTTCCCCCTCAGATGTCCGTGACGGCCGTGCGCGACGGGACGGTGGTGACCATCCGGCCCTCGGCCATGCTGAGCACCTCCCAGCCGATGGGCGTGCCCTTCAATGTCACGCTTGATGCGGGGCAGTCCGTGCTGTACACGGCCACGGGGCTGGATGACCTGACGGGTTCGACCATCACGGCGACGCAGCCCGTGGCGGTATTCGCGGGGGCGCGGTGTGCGCAGGTGCCGGTCGGCACGGCGTTCTGCGACCATCTCTACAGCCAGCTGCCGCCTGTGGACAAGCTGTCCACACACCATGTCGTGCCGGCCACGGACCATACGGGCGGCGCGGGCAACCTCGTGCGCGTGCTCGCGGTGCGTGATGGCACGGCGGTGGCGGTCAATGGCGGGCCATCGGTCACGCTGGCGGCGGGCCAGTTCCATGAGGTGGTGAATGCGCAGAGCCTGGACATCACGAGTTCGCAGCCGGTGCTGGTGGGGCAGTACCTGCAGGGCACCCAGAAGACAGGCGAGGGAGATCCCTCTTTCAGCATCGTGCCCGGTGTCGATCAGGCGCTGAGCCACTATGCCTTCGCGGTCCCCATGGGGACGGATGCGTTCACCAGCAATGTGCTCAACATCGCCATTCCCACCGCCAGCGTGTCTTCGCTGCGGCTCAACGGCAACCCCGTGGGGGCCACGTTCACGCCGTTGGGAAGCACCGCCTACAGCGTGGGCAACGTCGCCGTGTCGCCCGGCGCGGGCCGGATCTGGGCGGATGCGCCTTTCGTGGCCACATTGTCCGGATTCAAGCATGTGACGAGTTACCACACTCTGTTGGGAGCCTCGTATGCGCGCGGCGTTTCGCCCACGCCAGACCTCGCGGTCACGTTGTCCGCATCGGCCTCCAGCGTGGTGGTTGGATCGACGGTGAATCTCACGGTCACGGTTGCCAACATGGGGTTGGGCAACAGCGTCGATGGCGAGGTGGCGTTGGCGCTGCCCGCCTCGGTGGCGCTGGACCGGGCTTCGCTGCCGTTGGCGTGCGCGGCATCCACAGCCGCTCAGTTGCGCTGCACCCTGAACCCTTTGATGCCGTCGGCATCGCAGGTATTCGGCCTCACGGTACGTGCGGTGGCTGCAGGGTCGGCCGTCCTGCAGGCCGGGGTTTCGGGGGTGAGTGGTGAGCCCGCTTCCCAGCGGGCGAACAACCTTTCTGCACCTGTCGCGTTGCAGGTGAGGACGAGCCCCGGAGGCGGGACCGGGGGAGGCGGCGGTTCCGGTGGTTCGGGAGGGCATGGCGGATCTGGCGGCTCTGGTGGCCCACGGCCTCATGCGGTCCCTGTCGACGCGGATTGGGCCTTGCTGGCTCTGGCCTTGGGGGTCGGGTTGCTGGCGCGCCGCCACTTCCTGGGCAGGGCGTTGCGCGGCTGA
- a CDS encoding IgGFc-binding protein encodes MAGLWLCLSARADLFVAPHPNIGSARYMPQGRLFLLGTPGDSGRVASRSGAFSQDFTLDAAGAATIAVPASQFLGPSGALSDQALRVSGARVSGYFLNQVAGSADMSRVFDEAVLGTRYRVLAYSPPYPQLPAARAQMSVTAVRDGTAVTVTPSVALDSGQPAHAPFTLTLAAGQSVLYTATGDLTGSLVSASHPVAVFAGAQCAQVPPGAAFCDHLYSQMLPLERLSLYHVVPGTDRAGGEGNVVRVLAVHGGTSVAVNGAAPVVLGAGQFHEIERAGHLDIISSRPVLVGQYLKGSALTGWGDPAFTVVPGTDQAQREYAYAVPSGAQAFADNVLNIAMPSSAVASLRLDGEPVSASFTPVPGTVYSVGHVAVRPGPGRIRADAPFVATLSGYQWVASYHTLLGAPHAPGPEEAPSGQGGPGPSLEGMDGGMPASAWWGWLAVAALGWVGLRGRPLVRAPRRG; translated from the coding sequence GTGGCGGGACTGTGGCTGTGCCTGTCCGCGCGGGCCGATCTCTTCGTGGCGCCGCACCCCAACATAGGCTCCGCGCGCTACATGCCCCAGGGCCGGTTGTTCCTGCTCGGTACACCCGGAGATTCGGGTCGAGTGGCATCGCGCTCCGGCGCGTTCTCGCAGGATTTCACGCTTGATGCAGCGGGCGCGGCCACCATCGCGGTGCCCGCGAGCCAGTTCCTCGGCCCTTCGGGTGCATTGTCCGACCAGGCACTGCGCGTGTCGGGGGCTCGGGTGTCCGGCTATTTTCTCAACCAGGTGGCCGGCAGTGCCGACATGTCCCGCGTGTTCGACGAGGCCGTGCTGGGCACGCGCTACCGCGTGCTGGCGTACTCGCCGCCCTATCCGCAGTTGCCCGCGGCGCGTGCGCAGATGTCGGTGACGGCGGTGCGCGATGGCACGGCGGTCACCGTGACGCCCTCCGTGGCGCTGGACTCGGGGCAGCCGGCGCATGCGCCCTTCACGCTCACGCTCGCGGCGGGCCAGTCGGTGCTGTACACGGCCACGGGCGACCTCACGGGGTCGCTGGTGTCTGCGTCGCATCCGGTGGCGGTGTTCGCGGGGGCGCAATGCGCGCAGGTGCCGCCGGGTGCCGCGTTTTGCGACCACCTCTACAGCCAGATGCTGCCGCTGGAGCGGCTGTCGCTCTACCACGTCGTGCCGGGCACCGACCGCGCGGGCGGCGAGGGCAACGTGGTGCGCGTGCTGGCGGTCCATGGTGGCACGTCGGTGGCGGTGAATGGCGCTGCGCCGGTGGTCCTGGGCGCGGGCCAGTTCCACGAGATCGAGCGGGCGGGCCACTTGGACATCATCAGTTCGCGGCCCGTGCTCGTGGGGCAGTACCTCAAGGGCTCGGCGCTCACGGGGTGGGGCGACCCCGCCTTCACCGTGGTGCCGGGCACCGACCAGGCGCAGCGCGAATACGCCTATGCCGTGCCTTCCGGTGCACAGGCCTTTGCCGACAACGTGCTCAACATCGCCATGCCTTCTTCCGCCGTGGCCTCGCTGCGGCTCGATGGCGAGCCCGTGTCCGCCTCCTTCACGCCCGTGCCCGGTACGGTCTACAGCGTGGGCCATGTCGCCGTGAGGCCGGGGCCAGGCCGCATCCGGGCGGATGCTCCCTTCGTCGCGACGCTGTCGGGGTACCAGTGGGTGGCGAGCTACCACACGCTGCTCGGCGCGCCCCATGCGCCCGGCCCGGAGGAGGCTCCTTCCGGGCAGGGAGGGCCGGGGCCTTCGCTGGAAGGCATGGACGGCGGCATGCCGGCGAGTGCGTGGTGGGGCTGGCTGGCGGTTGCCGCCCTGGGTTGGGTGGGCCTGCGTGGCCGCCCCTTGGTGCGCGCGCCACGCCGGGGCTGA
- a CDS encoding AAA family ATPase, whose translation MTSNNHSLVPQSLPLRLPVAQMRSVFHPGDVERKLARLQESGSQRDYDNLRTVYERMLERGPERFQVKPSGIPDMAALYEHLPNFTDVLDDVRRHVALAQDSADGLEVTPMLLLGPPGIGKTHFARQLAELLGTGMSLVPMSSMTAGWLLSGSSSQWKGARPGKVFEALVDGEYANPVIVVDEIDKASADAQYDPLGALYSLLEHDTAQCFTDEFAEVAIDASQVIWITTANDERAIPEPILNRMNVFQVQAPTPEQARAIALNLYRGIRAGHDWGRLIDPEPQPAVLDLLAQMPPREMRRALMTGFGNARLAHRNSVEVADLPRPPGAKGRMGFVQ comes from the coding sequence ATGACCAGCAACAACCATAGCCTCGTTCCTCAGTCGCTGCCCCTGCGCCTTCCCGTGGCGCAGATGCGCAGCGTGTTCCATCCGGGCGATGTGGAGCGCAAGCTCGCGCGCCTGCAGGAGTCGGGCAGCCAGCGCGACTACGACAACCTGCGCACCGTGTACGAACGCATGCTCGAACGCGGCCCCGAACGCTTCCAGGTCAAGCCCTCGGGCATCCCCGACATGGCGGCCCTGTACGAGCATCTGCCCAACTTCACCGACGTGCTGGACGACGTGCGCCGCCACGTGGCGCTGGCGCAGGACAGCGCCGACGGGCTGGAGGTCACGCCCATGCTGCTGCTGGGCCCGCCCGGCATCGGCAAGACCCATTTCGCGCGCCAGCTCGCCGAACTGCTGGGCACGGGCATGAGCCTGGTGCCCATGAGCTCGATGACAGCCGGCTGGCTGCTCTCGGGCTCGTCCTCGCAATGGAAGGGCGCGCGGCCCGGCAAGGTGTTCGAGGCGCTCGTGGACGGCGAGTACGCCAACCCCGTCATCGTCGTGGACGAGATCGACAAGGCCAGCGCCGACGCGCAGTACGACCCGCTGGGCGCGCTGTACAGCCTGCTGGAGCATGACACGGCCCAGTGCTTCACCGACGAGTTCGCCGAGGTGGCCATCGATGCGAGCCAGGTCATCTGGATCACCACGGCCAACGACGAGCGCGCCATCCCCGAGCCCATCCTGAACCGCATGAACGTCTTCCAGGTGCAGGCGCCCACGCCCGAACAGGCCCGCGCCATCGCGCTGAATCTGTACCGGGGCATCCGCGCCGGCCACGACTGGGGCCGCCTCATCGACCCCGAACCCCAGCCTGCCGTGCTGGACCTGCTCGCCCAGATGCCGCCGCGCGAAATGCGCCGCGCGCTCATGACGGGCTTTGGCAACGCGCGGCTGGCCCACCGCAACAGCGTCGAGGTGGCAGACCTGCCGCGGCCCCCGGGCGCCAAGGGGCGCATGGGCTTCGTGCAGTAG
- the grxD gene encoding Grx4 family monothiol glutaredoxin: protein MSDNTQQRIDQLVKSSDILLFMKGSASFPMCGFSGRAIQILKACGVDPKNVTTVNVLEDDAIRQGIKEYSNWPTIPQLYVKGEFIGGSDIMMEMYESGELQQVLGAQG from the coding sequence ATGAGCGACAACACCCAGCAACGCATCGACCAACTGGTCAAATCCAGCGACATCCTGCTGTTCATGAAGGGCAGCGCCAGCTTCCCCATGTGCGGCTTCTCGGGCCGCGCCATCCAGATCCTCAAGGCCTGCGGCGTGGACCCCAAGAACGTGACCACCGTGAACGTGCTCGAGGACGACGCCATCCGCCAGGGCATCAAGGAATACAGCAACTGGCCCACGATTCCCCAGCTCTACGTGAAGGGCGAATTCATCGGCGGCTCGGACATCATGATGGAGATGTACGAGTCGGGCGAGCTGCAGCAGGTGCTGGGCGCCCAGGGCTGA
- the prmC gene encoding peptide chain release factor N(5)-glutamine methyltransferase gives MTTTLSQALAQARARGLERIDAQMLLLHAIGQPDAGRAWLLAHDTDALAPDAQARFEALCQRRAAGEPVAYLTGRKEFYGLALAVDARVLDPRPDTETLVDWALELLAPQPAPRVVDLGTGSGAIALALQRQRPDAQVLAVDASEDALAVARANAERLGLAVRFRHGSWLDGVPGPFDAIVSNPPYIPAADPHLAALTHEPLSALASGADGLDDIRTIVAQAPARLAPGGWLLLEHGWDQADAVQALLRAAGFARVASRADLAGIARCTGGQWPGASPA, from the coding sequence GTGACCACCACCCTGAGCCAAGCCCTGGCCCAGGCCCGCGCCCGGGGCCTGGAGCGCATCGACGCCCAGATGCTGCTGCTGCACGCCATCGGCCAGCCCGACGCGGGCCGCGCCTGGCTGCTGGCGCACGACACCGATGCGCTCGCGCCCGATGCGCAGGCCCGCTTCGAGGCCCTGTGCCAGCGCCGCGCGGCGGGCGAGCCCGTGGCCTACCTCACGGGGCGCAAGGAGTTCTACGGTCTGGCCCTGGCCGTGGATGCGCGCGTGCTCGACCCGCGCCCCGACACGGAAACCCTGGTGGACTGGGCGCTGGAGCTGCTCGCCCCCCAGCCCGCCCCGCGCGTGGTGGACCTGGGCACGGGCAGCGGCGCCATCGCGCTCGCGCTGCAGCGGCAGCGCCCGGATGCCCAGGTGCTGGCCGTGGACGCCAGCGAGGACGCCCTGGCCGTGGCCCGGGCGAACGCCGAGCGGCTGGGCCTGGCCGTGCGCTTCCGGCACGGCAGCTGGCTGGACGGCGTGCCGGGCCCGTTCGACGCCATCGTCTCCAACCCGCCCTACATCCCCGCCGCCGACCCGCACCTGGCCGCCCTCACGCACGAGCCGCTCTCGGCCCTGGCCAGCGGCGCGGACGGGCTCGACGACATCCGCACCATCGTGGCCCAGGCGCCGGCCCGGCTGGCCCCTGGCGGCTGGCTGCTGCTGGAGCATGGCTGGGACCAGGCCGACGCCGTGCAGGCCCTGCTGCGCGCGGCCGGCTTCGCGCGGGTCGCCAGCCGGGCCGACCTGGCCGGCATCGCCCGCTGCACGGGCGGGCAATGGCCCGGCGCCAGCCCCGCCTGA
- the prfA gene encoding peptide chain release factor 1 has translation MKPFLRSQLERYAQRLEELDFLLSREDIMADMAQYRTISREHADVTAVAGRYARYRQREADLAGAREMLGDPDMAEMAQEEIASAEAELVQLEDELQRLLLPKDPDEARNAFVEIRAGTGGDESALFAGDLTRMYTRYADRVGWKVEIVSANESELGGYKEVVLRIEGDNVYGALRFESGGHRVQRVPATETQGRIHTSACTVAVMPEPDEAQAITLNPADLRIDTFRASGAGGQHINKTDSAVRVVHLPTGIVAECQDGRSQHSNKAKALQVLQARIQEKERSERAAKEAALRKGLIGSGDRSDRIRTYNFPQGRLTDHRINLTLYKLQFIMDGDLSEVLAALRHAREAELLAELETSA, from the coding sequence ATGAAACCCTTTCTCAGAAGCCAGCTGGAGCGCTATGCCCAGCGCCTCGAAGAACTCGACTTCCTGCTCTCGCGCGAGGACATCATGGCCGACATGGCCCAGTACCGCACGATCTCGCGCGAGCATGCCGACGTGACGGCCGTGGCCGGCCGCTACGCACGCTACCGCCAGCGCGAGGCCGACCTGGCCGGCGCGCGCGAGATGCTGGGCGACCCCGACATGGCCGAGATGGCGCAGGAAGAGATCGCATCCGCCGAGGCCGAGCTGGTGCAGCTGGAGGACGAGTTGCAGCGCCTGCTCCTGCCCAAGGACCCCGACGAGGCGCGCAACGCCTTCGTCGAAATCCGCGCCGGCACGGGCGGCGACGAGTCGGCCCTGTTCGCGGGCGACCTCACGCGCATGTACACGCGCTACGCCGACCGCGTGGGCTGGAAGGTCGAGATCGTGAGCGCCAACGAGAGCGAGCTCGGCGGCTACAAGGAAGTGGTGCTGCGCATCGAGGGCGACAACGTCTACGGCGCGCTGCGCTTCGAGTCGGGCGGCCACCGCGTGCAGCGCGTGCCCGCCACCGAGACCCAGGGCCGCATCCACACCAGCGCCTGCACCGTGGCCGTGATGCCCGAGCCCGACGAGGCCCAGGCCATCACGCTGAACCCGGCCGACCTGCGCATCGACACCTTCCGCGCCAGCGGCGCGGGCGGCCAGCACATCAACAAGACCGACTCGGCCGTGCGCGTGGTCCACCTGCCCACGGGCATCGTGGCCGAATGCCAGGACGGCCGCAGCCAGCACAGCAACAAGGCCAAGGCCCTGCAGGTGCTGCAGGCGCGCATCCAGGAAAAGGAGCGCAGCGAGCGCGCCGCCAAGGAAGCCGCGCTGCGCAAGGGCCTGATTGGCTCGGGCGACCGCAGCGACCGCATCCGCACCTACAACTTCCCGCAAGGGCGGCTCACGGACCACCGCATCAACCTCACGCTCTACAAGCTGCAGTTCATCATGGACGGTGACCTGTCCGAGGTGCTCGCCGCCCTGCGCCATGCGCGCGAAGCCGAGCTGCTGGCCGAACTCGAGACCAGCGCCTGA
- the hemA gene encoding glutamyl-tRNA reductase, translating to MAVWALGINHTTAPLDLRGRFAFALDQIAPTLQGLRQSLAGMPGRHPGVETAIISTCNRTEIYCAAAQPALDHTLGWLAHSGGVSPALLRSHSYTLEDSLVARHAFRVASGLDSMVLGEAQILGQMKDAVRAAEGAGALGTTLNQLFQRSFAVAKEVRTSTDIGAHSISMAAAAVRLAGQLFEDLGQIRVLFVGAGEMIELCATHFAAKNPKHIAIANRTLERGEKLATRFGGEVMRLADLPDRLHEFDAVVSCTASSLPIIGLGAVERALKKRRHRPMFMVDLAVPRDIEPEVKALGDVYLYTVDDLAGVVQTAQANRQAAVAQAEAIIDAGVQSFMHWMDQRSPVGGVVPLIQQLNAQADEWRALEIARAKKLLAKGEDVDAVLEALSRGLTQKMMHGTLAELRAGDAESRAQTAQTVSRLFLRSQSKNGL from the coding sequence ATGGCAGTCTGGGCCCTCGGCATCAACCACACGACCGCACCGCTCGACCTGCGCGGCAGGTTCGCGTTCGCGCTCGACCAGATCGCCCCCACGCTGCAAGGCCTGCGCCAGTCGCTGGCCGGCATGCCGGGCCGCCATCCGGGCGTGGAGACGGCCATCATCTCCACCTGCAACCGCACCGAGATCTACTGCGCCGCCGCGCAGCCCGCGCTGGACCACACGCTGGGCTGGCTGGCGCACAGCGGCGGCGTGAGCCCAGCGCTGCTGCGCTCGCACTCCTACACTCTCGAGGACAGCCTCGTCGCGCGCCACGCCTTCCGCGTGGCCAGCGGCCTGGACTCCATGGTGCTGGGCGAGGCCCAGATCCTGGGCCAGATGAAGGACGCCGTGCGCGCCGCCGAAGGCGCGGGCGCCCTGGGCACCACGCTGAACCAACTCTTCCAGCGCAGCTTCGCCGTGGCCAAGGAGGTGCGCACGAGCACCGACATCGGCGCCCACAGCATCAGCATGGCCGCCGCGGCCGTGCGCCTGGCGGGCCAGCTGTTCGAGGACCTGGGCCAGATCCGCGTGCTCTTCGTGGGCGCGGGCGAGATGATCGAGCTGTGCGCCACGCACTTCGCGGCCAAGAACCCCAAACACATCGCCATCGCCAACCGCACGCTGGAGCGCGGCGAGAAGCTCGCCACGCGCTTCGGCGGCGAGGTCATGCGCCTGGCCGACCTGCCCGACCGCCTGCACGAATTCGACGCCGTGGTGAGCTGCACCGCGAGCAGCCTGCCCATCATCGGACTGGGCGCCGTGGAGCGCGCGCTCAAGAAGCGCCGCCACCGCCCCATGTTCATGGTCGATCTGGCCGTGCCGCGCGACATCGAGCCCGAGGTCAAGGCCCTGGGCGACGTGTACCTCTATACCGTGGACGACCTCGCCGGCGTGGTGCAGACCGCGCAGGCCAACCGCCAGGCCGCCGTGGCGCAGGCCGAGGCCATCATCGACGCGGGCGTGCAGAGCTTCATGCACTGGATGGACCAGCGCAGCCCCGTGGGCGGCGTGGTGCCGCTGATCCAGCAGCTCAACGCCCAGGCCGACGAATGGCGCGCCCTGGAGATCGCGCGCGCCAAGAAGCTCCTGGCCAAGGGCGAGGATGTGGACGCCGTGCTCGAGGCCCTCTCGCGCGGCCTCACGCAGAAGATGATGCACGGCACCCTGGCCGAGCTGCGCGCGGGCGACGCCGAATCGCGCGCGCAGACCGCGCAGACCGTCTCGCGCCTGTTCCTGCGCTCGCAGAGCAAGAACGGCCTCTAG
- a CDS encoding tripartite tricarboxylate transporter substrate binding protein BugE, whose translation MALRRTLLSTLAACAAAATLAPLAHAQGGDYPNRPIKLIVPFGAGGSTDMVARLLADKMGQILGKAVVVDNKAGAGGSIGADAIAKAAPDGYTIGMATVSTHGANPAIFSKLPYDAVKDFAPITNVMSVPSVFVVHTSVPAKTMKEFIALAKAHPGKYTFASPGTGSLGHANIENFMNLAGIDLLHIPYKGAGQAINDALAGQVNAMTDNLPSTLPHIKSGKLRPLAVLALKRSEVLPDVPTYTELGYPGMGDGGWFGLVAPAGTPKEVIAKLNAAAHKAMALPDYLEKQKGISGESMGNTPEQFGKQIQAAIDRYTAVAKRANIRLD comes from the coding sequence ATGGCATTGCGCCGTACCCTGTTGTCCACCCTGGCGGCCTGCGCGGCGGCCGCCACGCTCGCGCCCCTGGCCCATGCCCAGGGCGGCGACTACCCGAACCGGCCCATCAAGCTCATCGTGCCGTTCGGCGCGGGCGGCTCCACCGACATGGTGGCGCGTCTGCTGGCCGACAAGATGGGCCAGATCCTGGGCAAGGCCGTGGTGGTGGACAACAAGGCCGGCGCGGGCGGCTCGATCGGCGCGGACGCCATCGCCAAGGCCGCGCCCGATGGCTACACCATCGGCATGGCCACGGTGAGCACGCACGGCGCCAACCCGGCCATCTTCTCCAAGCTGCCCTACGACGCGGTCAAGGACTTCGCGCCCATCACCAACGTGATGAGCGTGCCCAGCGTGTTCGTGGTGCACACCAGCGTGCCGGCCAAGACCATGAAGGAGTTCATCGCGCTGGCCAAGGCCCATCCCGGCAAGTACACCTTCGCCTCGCCGGGCACGGGGTCGCTGGGCCACGCCAACATCGAGAACTTCATGAACCTCGCCGGCATCGACCTGCTGCACATCCCCTACAAGGGCGCGGGCCAGGCCATCAACGACGCGCTGGCGGGCCAGGTCAACGCGATGACCGACAACCTGCCCTCGACGCTGCCGCACATCAAGAGCGGCAAGCTGCGTCCGCTGGCCGTGCTGGCGCTCAAGCGTAGCGAGGTGCTGCCCGACGTGCCCACCTACACCGAGCTGGGCTACCCCGGCATGGGCGACGGCGGCTGGTTCGGCCTGGTGGCGCCCGCGGGCACGCCCAAGGAGGTCATCGCCAAGCTCAACGCCGCCGCGCACAAGGCCATGGCCCTGCCGGACTACCTCGAGAAGCAGAAGGGCATCTCGGGCGAGTCCATGGGCAACACGCCCGAGCAGTTCGGCAAGCAGATCCAGGCCGCCATCGACCGCTACACGGCCGTGGCCAAGCGCGCCAACATCCGCCTCGACTGA
- a CDS encoding N-formylglutamate amidohydrolase, translating into MQLPDFLRPRPDTPVEVLPPTVPALPLVCDSPHSGTAYPEDFGHAVPMALLRRGEDTHVHTLWHTAPAHGATLLAATFPRTYIDVNRSDTDLDPAQIDGAWPVPLSPGVKTQQGLGLIWQRISKDGVATPLYARPRTVAEVQHRIAHYWRPYHAALQQAIDASVQRFGAVWHLNLHSMPNDVYRRLGRQDAPPLADFVLGDRDGTTCAPEFIHLIGETLRGFGYSVAYNEPYKGVELIGRIGQPHLNRHSLQIEIRRPVYMDEDTREPNAGFEPLRAHLDQLLAVIAAYVRGALASRA; encoded by the coding sequence ATGCAGTTGCCCGACTTCCTGCGCCCCCGGCCGGACACCCCGGTCGAGGTGCTGCCGCCCACCGTGCCCGCCCTGCCGCTGGTCTGCGACTCGCCGCACAGCGGCACGGCCTACCCCGAGGACTTCGGCCACGCGGTGCCCATGGCGCTGCTGCGCCGGGGCGAGGACACGCATGTGCACACGCTGTGGCACACGGCGCCCGCGCACGGCGCCACGCTGCTGGCGGCCACGTTTCCGCGCACCTACATCGACGTGAACCGCAGCGACACCGACCTGGACCCCGCGCAGATCGACGGCGCGTGGCCCGTGCCGCTGTCGCCCGGCGTGAAGACGCAGCAGGGCCTGGGCCTGATCTGGCAGCGCATCAGCAAGGACGGCGTGGCCACGCCGCTGTATGCGCGTCCGCGCACGGTGGCCGAAGTGCAGCACCGCATTGCGCACTACTGGCGGCCCTACCACGCGGCGCTGCAGCAGGCCATTGACGCGAGCGTGCAGCGCTTCGGCGCCGTGTGGCACCTGAACCTGCACTCCATGCCCAACGACGTGTACCGGCGCCTGGGCCGCCAGGATGCGCCGCCGCTGGCCGACTTCGTGCTGGGCGACCGCGACGGCACGACCTGCGCGCCCGAGTTCATCCACCTCATCGGCGAGACGCTGCGGGGCTTCGGCTACAGCGTGGCCTACAACGAGCCGTACAAGGGCGTGGAACTGATCGGCCGCATCGGCCAGCCGCACCTGAACCGCCACAGCCTGCAGATCGAGATCCGCCGCCCCGTCTACATGGACGAGGACACGCGCGAGCCCAACGCGGGCTTCGAGCCGCTGCGCGCGCACCTGGACCAGTTGCTGGCCGTGATCGCGGCCTACGTGCGCGGCGCGCTCGCGTCGCGGGCCTGA
- the ugpQ gene encoding glycerophosphodiester phosphodiesterase, which translates to MSTPLPSWPYPRWVAHRGAGKLAPENTLAAFRLGAHHGWRMFECDAKLSRDGVLFLLHDATLERTTNGRGTAGERTMGELAQLDAGSWHSRAYAGEAIPTLEALARWCLANHHYLNVEIKPTPGEEEATGRAVGELLQRIWPGHAVPPLLTSFQPAALHGARATAPQLPRGLLVDKLAADGADLQTALDLGCQAMVLNHALWDAALVGRVHGAGLRALSYTVNDDWAAQRLIALGTDGIITDRVDLFSPRPELRACKAKSPAPPGFFS; encoded by the coding sequence GTGTCCACGCCCCTCCCCTCCTGGCCCTACCCCCGCTGGGTGGCCCACCGCGGCGCGGGCAAGCTCGCGCCCGAAAACACGCTCGCCGCGTTCCGCCTGGGCGCGCACCACGGCTGGCGCATGTTCGAATGCGATGCCAAGCTCTCGCGCGACGGCGTGCTGTTCCTGCTGCACGACGCCACGCTGGAGCGCACCACCAACGGCCGCGGTACGGCGGGCGAGCGCACCATGGGCGAGCTGGCCCAGCTCGACGCGGGCAGTTGGCACTCGCGCGCCTATGCGGGCGAAGCCATTCCCACGCTGGAAGCCCTGGCACGCTGGTGCCTGGCCAACCACCACTACCTGAACGTGGAGATCAAGCCCACGCCGGGCGAGGAGGAGGCCACGGGCCGCGCCGTGGGCGAGCTGCTGCAGCGCATCTGGCCCGGCCATGCCGTGCCGCCGCTGCTCACCTCGTTCCAGCCCGCGGCGCTGCACGGCGCGCGCGCCACGGCACCACAGCTGCCGCGCGGCCTGCTCGTGGACAAGCTGGCGGCGGACGGCGCCGACCTGCAGACCGCACTGGATCTGGGCTGCCAGGCCATGGTGCTCAACCACGCGCTGTGGGACGCGGCCCTGGTCGGGCGCGTGCACGGTGCGGGTCTGCGGGCCTTGAGCTACACGGTGAACGACGACTGGGCCGCCCAGCGCCTGATCGCCCTGGGCACGGACGGCATCATCACCGACCGCGTGGACCTGTTCAGCCCGCGTCCTGAGCTGCGCGCCTGCAAAGCAAAAAGCCCGGCACCGCCGGGCTTTTTTTCGTGA